The genomic window GCATAACGTTTCGCCATTTCGGCGGTGGTGAGCACCCGCTTAATCTTGCTGGCTTGGCCTGCGGTGTTGAACTCCTGCAGACGCTGCTTGCAGAGCTTTGTCATCGCTTCCATCGCCGGCTTCAGATACTTGCGCGGATCAAATTCGCTCGGATGTTCGGTCAGGACCTTCCGGATCTGGCCGGTCATCGCCATGCGATTGTCGGTGTCGATGTTAATCTTGCGGACACCGTTCTTGATGCCGCGCTGGATTTCTTCGACGGGCACCCCCCAGGTTGGCTTCATCTGCCCGCCGAACTTGTTGATGATGTCCTGCAGGTCCTGCGGGACCGAAGAGGAGCCGTGCATCACGAGGTGCGTGTTCGGCAGCTTGCGATGGATTTCCTCGATCACGTTCATCGCCAGGATGTTGCCGTCCGGCTTGCGTGTGAATTTGTAAGCGCCATGCGATGTCCCCATGGCGATTGCCAGCGCATCGACCTTGGTTTCTTTCACGAACTTCACGGCTTCGTCGGGGTTTGTCAGGAGCTGGTCATGAGAGAGCTTACCTTCCGCTCCGTGGCCGTCTTCCTTGTCACCCATGCCGGTTTCGAGAGAGCCCAACACACCGAGCTCGCCTTCTACCGAAATGCCGCCGAGGTGGGCCATGTCGGTGACGGTTTTTGTCACGCCGACATTGTAAGCCCAGTCGCCGGGAGTCTTGGCGTCGGCTTTCAGCGAGCCGTCCATCATCACCGAGGTGAAACCCGCCTGAATGGCGGTCATACAGGTTGCTGGCTCGTTGCCGTGATCGAGATGCACGCAGACGGGAATTTGCGGATGGATTTCCGTCACCGCATCCATCATGTGCTTGAGCATCACGTCATTGGCGTAGGAGCGCGCGCCGCGTGAAGCCTGGATGATGACCGGCGCGTCGACTGAGCTGGCGGCGTCCATGATCGCAAGCGCCTGCTCCATGTTGTTGATGTTGAAGGCCGGTACCCCGTAGTCATGTTCTGCTGCATGATCCAGCAATTGGCGCAAGGTGATGCGAGCCATCTTTTCTCTCTCCAACGGTGGTAATGGCGCCCTGGATGGCGCCAGCGTGAACTTAATATGAAATGGGCGCCGGTTTACTGACCGGCGCGACCCGTTCTTAAAACCTCGACGCCGGGTAAAGGTTTCCCTTCCATCCACTCCAGGAATGCGCCGCCTGCGGTCGAAACGTACGTGAAATCCTTAGCCACGCCTGCGTGGTTCAGCGCCGCAACTGTGTCGCCGCCGCCGGCGACCGAAATAAGCTTGCCCGTCTGGGTGCGCGCTGCTGCATGTTTTGCAGCCTGCACGGTGCCGCGGTCGAATGGCGCCATTTCGAATGCGCCCACCGGACCATTCCAGACCAAGGTTGCAGCA from Nitrobacteraceae bacterium AZCC 1564 includes these protein-coding regions:
- a CDS encoding fructose-bisphosphate aldolase class II (product_source=KO:K01624; cath_funfam=3.20.20.70; cog=COG0191; ko=KO:K01624; pfam=PF01116; superfamily=51569; tigrfam=TIGR01521), yielding MARITLRQLLDHAAEHDYGVPAFNINNMEQALAIMDAASSVDAPVIIQASRGARSYANDVMLKHMMDAVTEIHPQIPVCVHLDHGNEPATCMTAIQAGFTSVMMDGSLKADAKTPGDWAYNVGVTKTVTDMAHLGGISVEGELGVLGSLETGMGDKEDGHGAEGKLSHDQLLTNPDEAVKFVKETKVDALAIAMGTSHGAYKFTRKPDGNILAMNVIEEIHRKLPNTHLVMHGSSSVPQDLQDIINKFGGQMKPTWGVPVEEIQRGIKNGVRKINIDTDNRMAMTGQIRKVLTEHPSEFDPRKYLKPAMEAMTKLCKQRLQEFNTAGQASKIKRVLTTAEMAKRYASGELDPKIA